In Aegilops tauschii subsp. strangulata cultivar AL8/78 chromosome 3, Aet v6.0, whole genome shotgun sequence, one genomic interval encodes:
- the LOC109743039 gene encoding probably inactive leucine-rich repeat receptor-like protein kinase At5g48380: protein MAGNTKFVLLFLLLSSSSPCFGIEQDIRCLKSVQGSLADPGGVLRSWDFENETNGFICRFTGVECWHPDENKILSLRLGNLGLEGQFPVALQNCSSLTGLDLSNNNFLGPIPQDISWVMPYLTSLDLSYNSFSGSIPHNISNMTYLNVLNLQHNQLSGQIPPQFTLLTRLIGFNVADNLLSGPIPSSLQNFSASNFAGNQGLCGAPLDDCPPSRRRWRPVRISMHRLNDQSSIGVAVGFVVGFVVAFYFPHLFVCSERLRAYVVRI, encoded by the coding sequence ATGGCTGGTAATACCAAGTTCGTGCTTTTGTTTCTCCTCTTGAGCAGCTCATCACCGTGTTTTGGTATTGAACAAGATATCCGGTGCCTCAAGTCTGTACAAGGCTCATTGGCTGATCCCGGCGGTGTACTCAGATCTTGGGACTTTGAAAATGAAACCAACGGTTTCATATGCCGCTTTACTGGTGTGGAATGCTGGCACCCTGACGAGAACAAGATTCTCTCTCTGCGACTAGGCAACCTAGGACTTGAAGGCCAATTTCCTGTTGCTCTACAGAATTGTTCAAGCCTGACCGGCTTGGACCTATCAAATAACAATTTTTTAGGACCAATCCCTCAGGACATTTCATGGGTGATGCCGTATCTGACTTCTCTGGACCTTTCGTACAATAGCTTTTCGGGTTCAATCCCACATAATATCTCAAATATGACATATCTGAATGTCCTCAACCTCCAGCATAACCAGCTCAGCGGTCAAATTCCACCGCAATTCACTTTGCTTACTCGGTTAATTGGATTCAATGTCGCGGACAACTTGTTATCAGGGCCTATTCCTTCTTCGCTACAGAACTTTTCGGCTTCGAACTTTGCTGGTAACCAAGGGCTTTGCGGTGCACCGTTGGATGATTGTCCCCCCTCGAGGAGGAGATGGAGACCGGTACGAATCAGCATGCACAGGCTCAATGACCAGTCGAGCATCGGAGTGGCCGTCGGATTCGTCGTGGGGTTCGTGGTGGCCTTCTACTTCCCGCACTTGTTCGTCTGCTCCGAGAGGCTCCGAGCCTACGTCGTCCGGATATGA